Proteins encoded within one genomic window of Hevea brasiliensis isolate MT/VB/25A 57/8 chromosome 8, ASM3005281v1, whole genome shotgun sequence:
- the LOC131182130 gene encoding uncharacterized protein LOC131182130 codes for MVHELRALLANLEIDDEGQMIATWQVKPLLTDQIKMTALNDEKYVKLMEEAQDGKKHGFSVNDDGLLLHQGRVFIPNDVELRTVKEHYWWMGMKKDIAEYVAKYLTCQQIKAKHQVPAGLL; via the exons atggtacatgagttgagggcATTGCTTGCTAATCTGGAgatagatgatgagggacagatgataGCCACTTGGCAAGTGAAACCATTGCTAACTGATCAGATAAAAATGACAGCattgaatgatgaaaagtatgtaAAATTGATGGAGGAAgctcaggatggcaagaaacATGGATTTTCAGTGAATGATGATGGCTTACTGTTACACCAGGGAAGAGTGTTCATTCCAAATGATGTGGAATTAAg AACGgtaaaagagcactattggtggatgggtatgaagaaggatatagctgagtaTGTTGCCAAATACCTGACTTGTCAGCAAATAAAGGCAAAACACCAAGTGCCAGCTGGTTTGCTATAG